A stretch of Salarias fasciatus chromosome 23, fSalaFa1.1, whole genome shotgun sequence DNA encodes these proteins:
- the ttc22 gene encoding tetratricopeptide repeat protein 22 translates to MESHTEEDIEELIEDMDYIPGHFHLELNLNCDPVGPVRLRHRNTYLKQESLQTELEAEVGYLQYAVRNLLGLLAFHLEQLDKAEEIFRGICKEDPGNLNAWANLGYVYDKLGRELDAGECVDKVSHLMGVDAGEASQDETRILAARCLAEQAYVYPYDVELDSEDELRERLKAALTLYNRALDYGGHLIPMEEKRSWYFKMATIYIRLDEIIRTEGDSEYSRLSHYNKGLKLLTETLESEKMQHKALAWCYVGLMLERKDEFSSVPMSIHDCGYSASDPLSCYGTAIKMASGDAFTLNLLAKVFFLLGKHEMATGICNMALSVLPDPELNWQAYCTHAKINIILYIRDLEKAKQGEGGIPDRQHLTDARKDLDKVLAVRPCLRTHLEMAQVYYYMGVDALQETLLVDESAVNSALVSLSHALQFELSDSLPDLHVLRGRCLLLKGEEQNAADCFKLAVDLERPGSRDATALRCLLQALLTLFMQGGHDPSPAINQLELWVHKAEKIYPQDVVETELRWLYRTHTEEVTELSRALIRAGRLELVRKLLETVVPKQLTKKKTVARSYSYT, encoded by the exons ATGGAGTCACACACCGAAGAGGACATTGAGGAGCTCATTGAGGACATGGATTACATTCCTGGCCACTTTCATTTGGAGCTCAATCTTAATTGTGATCCTGTTGGACCTGTGAGGCTACGCCATAGAAACACTTATCTAAAACAGGAGAGCCTGCAAACTGAGCTAGAAGCTGAGGTCGGATATCTACAATATGCCGTCAGAAATCTTCTGGGCCTTCTGGCTTTTCATCTTGAGCAGCTGGACAAGGCGGAGGAAATATTCAG GGGCATTTGTAAAGAGGATCCTGGGAACCTCAATGCATGGGCCAACCTGGGCTATGTGTATGACAAGCTTGGGCGAGAGCTGGATGCAGGGGAGTGTGTTGATAAAGTTTCCCACCTAATGGGTGTGGATGCTGGAGAGGCCTCTCAGGATGAGACCAGGATACTGGCGGCAAGGTGTCTTGCCGAACAGGCCTATGTTTATCCGTATGATGTGGAGCTGGACAGTGAGGACGAGCTAAGAGAGAGACTGAAGGCAGCACTCACACTTTATAACAGAGCCCTGGATTATGGAGGTCATCTG ATACCAATGGAAGAAAAACGTAGCTGGTACTTTAAAATGGCAACTATCTACATAAG GCTTGATGAAATAATAAGAACTGAAGGTGATTCTGAATACTCAAGGCTTTCTCACTACAACAAGGGACTCAAACTTCTCACGGAAACACTGGAGTCAgagaaaatgcaacacaaag CTTTAGCCTGGTGTTATGTTGGCctcatgttggagagaaaagACGAGTTTTCTTCTGTGCCCATGTCCATACATGATTGCGGCTACTCAGCTTCTGACCCCTTGTCCTGCTATGGAACA GCTATAAAAATGGCAAGTGGTGATGCCTTCACTCTGAACCTTCTGGCTAAAGTCTTCTTTCTGCTGGGCAAACATGAGATGGCCACAGGGATCTGCAACATGGCGCTAAGCGTGCTGCCAGATCCAGAGCTCAACTGGCAGGCTTACTGTACCCATGCAAAG ATCAACATAATCCTGTACATCAGAGACCTAGAGAAGGCGAAGCAAGGTGAAGGTGGAATCCCAGACCGACAACACCTAACTGATGCAAGAAAAGACTTGGACAAGGTGCTCGCTGTACGTCCATGTCTGAGGACTCATTTAGAGATGGCACAG GTGTACTACTACATGGGTGTAGATGCACTCCAGGAGACACTTTTAGTGGATGAGAGTGCAGTAAATAGTGCTTTGGTGAGTCTTTCTCATGCCCTACAGTTTGAGCTAAGCGACAGCTTGCCAGACCTCCATGTGCTCAGAGGACGTTGCCTCCTCCTGAAGGGCGAGGAGCAGAATGCTGCAGACTGTTTCAAGTTAGCTGTGGATTTGGAGAGACCTGGGAGCAGAGACGCCACAGCCCTGCGCTGCCTCCTACAGGCCCTCCTGACTCTGTTCATGCAGGGAGGCCATGATCCCAGCCCTGCCATTAACCAACTGGAGCTCTGGGTGCATAAAGCAGAGAAGATCTACCCTCAGGACGTAGTGGAAACCGAATTGAGGTGGCTTTACAGGACGCATACAGAAGAGGTCACAGAGTTATCAAGGGCTCTGATCAGGGCAGGAAGGCTGGAACTGGTCAGGAAGCTTCTGGAAACCGTGGTTCCTAAACAGCTGACTAAGAAGAAAACAGTGGCAAGATCGTACTCCTACACATGA
- the lurap1 gene encoding leucine rich adaptor protein 1, whose amino-acid sequence MMDEGTSSESIPDLKDIEIKIGRKTPEGLLRWMREEASSLRGDAKLPNAHETIKETGRKSLDEKIRKLRLEMAHLRSVDVKILQQLLTVHEGIEAVKWLLEERSTLTSRCSSLTSSQYSLGEGPDTSWRGSWSSLQDPNDKLDNISIGSYLDTLADDMDEYCPSSSESVICSTTPLASEATAGGRTTSGPGAANAASATVAGAGVKSGSVAGAETGNRAGINENGTRLANGADVRGGPGKGVSSVVCGPWATGTGKLVAPFGSPQAKSVAPKQEIPIWTKAPETAKGSPVFNDNILAEAIKANGVREKPTTQTGSPTHPKLGQSPKLQPYKNGKIDLETCKMNGKMHLEYDAHWRWVQSQEDVTFL is encoded by the exons ATGATGGACGAAGGCACCTCCAGCGAGTCCATCCCGGATCTTAAAGACATAGAGATAAAAATCGGGCGAAAGACTCCAGAGGGTTTGCTCAGGTGGATGCGGGAAGAGGCGTCCTCTCTCCGCGGAGACGCCAAGCTGCCCAACGCGCACGAGACCATCAAAGAGACCGGCAGGAAGAGTTTAGATGAAAAGATAAGGAAACTCAGGCTGGAGATG GCTCATTTACGCTCAGTGGATGTAAAAATCCTGCAGCAGTTGCTGACAGTCCACGAGGGGATCGAGGCTGTGAaatggctgctggaggagcgcagcacactaACAAGCCGTTGCAGCAGCCTGACCAGCAGCCAGTACAGTCTGGGCGAGGGTCCTGACACTTCGTGGAGAGGCTCGTGGAGCAGCCTGCAGGACCCCAATGACAAGCTAGACAACATTTCTATCGGCAGCTACCTGGACACCCTGGCAGATGACATGGACGAGTACTGCCCCTCCAGCTCGGAGTCAGTGATCTGCTCCACCACTCCGCTGGCATCAGAAGCCACTGCTGGGGGCCGGACAACAAGTGGACCCGGGGCTGCAAACGCTGCATCAGCAACTGTGGCAGGAGCAGGGGTGAAATCTGGTTCAGTCGCTGGGGCTGAGACTGGGAATCGGGCTGGGATTAATGAGAATGGTACCAGGCTTGCAAATGGAGCAGATGTTAGAGGTGGACCTGGCAAAGGGGTTAGTAGTGTTGTCTGTGGGCCTTGGGCAACTGGAACTGGGAAACTGGTAGCTCCTTTTGGCTCTCCCCAAGCCAAGTCAGTAGCCCCAAAGCAAGAAATTCCCATCTGGACCAAGGCTCCGGAGACGGCCAAGGGAAGCCCCGTTTTTAACGACAATATCCTGGCAGAAGCCATTAAGGCTAATGGGGTCCGGGAGAAACCGACCACACAAACAGGCAGCCCGACCCACCCCAAACTCGGCCAGAGCCCCAAACTCCAACCGTACAAAAATGGCAAGATTGACTTGGAGACATgcaaaatgaatggaaaaatgCATCTGGAATATGACGCTCACTGGCGTTGGGTGCAGTCTCAAGAAGATGTGACTTTTTTGTAA